The following coding sequences lie in one Rariglobus hedericola genomic window:
- a CDS encoding NTF2 fold immunity protein: protein MSRFLSIVFLVFSICLTANAEDQNQTFTPVGGFIPDEKTAISVAIAIWNPIYGEEKIQNQKPYKAELRNGVWYVAGSNKKGRKGGAAEAEISKADGRIITVSHGK from the coding sequence ATGAGCCGTTTTCTATCTATCGTTTTCTTAGTTTTCAGCATTTGCCTGACTGCCAATGCCGAAGATCAAAATCAGACTTTTACACCTGTAGGCGGATTCATCCCTGACGAAAAAACAGCAATTTCGGTAGCTATTGCCATCTGGAATCCGATTTACGGAGAAGAAAAAATCCAGAATCAGAAGCCATACAAGGCAGAGCTTCGTAATGGAGTTTGGTATGTCGCAGGCTCCAATAAGAAAGGACGGAAAGGCGGCGCAGCTGAGGCTGAAATCTCGAAAGCCGATGGGCGTATTATCACAGTATCCCACGGAAAATGA
- a CDS encoding sulfate ABC transporter permease, whose amino-acid sequence MNVTASQTPRASIAGHPRRIALVVIGTSLTALLILLPLVAVFYYALREGWTVYVGHLKNQETVHAIWLTLLAALVAVPVNTVFGIMAAWTIAKFDFPGRRLLTSLIELPLSISPIVIGIAYLFVFGMQGLLGEWLSDHELIFFGYEFRFVFSVPAIVIVTTIVTMPFVFREVLPLMQTQGTSEELAAISLGASGWKTFLKVTLPNIKWALIYGISLTFARSLGEFGSVAVVSGAVRGETNTMTLQIHMLFDDASQTGAFAVASILTSIALVTMLVKTWVERREARRLAEGTGLNSE is encoded by the coding sequence ATGAACGTCACCGCCAGCCAGACTCCGCGCGCCTCGATTGCCGGTCACCCGCGCCGCATCGCCCTCGTCGTGATCGGCACTTCGCTCACCGCGTTGCTGATCCTCCTGCCGTTGGTCGCCGTATTTTATTACGCCCTGCGTGAGGGTTGGACCGTTTATGTCGGTCACCTGAAAAACCAGGAAACGGTCCATGCGATCTGGCTCACGTTGCTGGCCGCGCTCGTCGCCGTGCCGGTCAATACCGTCTTCGGCATCATGGCCGCGTGGACGATTGCCAAGTTCGATTTCCCCGGACGCCGGCTGCTCACGAGTTTGATCGAGTTGCCGCTCTCCATTTCGCCCATCGTGATCGGCATCGCCTACCTGTTTGTCTTCGGCATGCAGGGGCTGCTCGGCGAATGGCTCTCCGATCACGAACTCATCTTTTTCGGCTACGAGTTTCGGTTCGTGTTCTCCGTTCCGGCCATCGTGATCGTCACCACGATCGTGACGATGCCGTTCGTTTTCCGCGAAGTGTTGCCGCTCATGCAGACGCAGGGCACGAGCGAGGAACTCGCCGCCATTTCCCTCGGCGCAAGCGGTTGGAAAACATTTCTCAAGGTCACGCTGCCCAACATCAAGTGGGCGCTCATCTACGGTATCTCGCTCACCTTCGCGCGCAGTCTCGGTGAGTTCGGTTCAGTGGCCGTCGTGTCGGGCGCCGTGCGCGGCGAGACCAACACGATGACACTGCAGATCCACATGCTCTTCGACGACGCCTCGCAAACCGGCGCGTTCGCCGTCGCCTCCATTCTCACGTCCATCGCCCTCGTCACCATGCTCGTGAAAACCTGGGTGGAGCGCCGCGAAGCGCGCCGCCTCGCCGAGGGCACCGGCCTGAACTCAGAATAA
- a CDS encoding rhodanese-like domain-containing protein, producing MSNDRYRRLLADVKTRIHEVTIENYVKSTATAGKPLLIDIRETDEWDAGHAPEALHISRGVLEGSIEEAVPDVTTPIVLSCAGGNRSALSAENLQKMGYTRVSSLIGGFGAWTKAGLPVVK from the coding sequence ATGAGCAACGACCGCTACCGCCGCCTCCTCGCCGATGTGAAAACCCGCATTCACGAAGTCACGATTGAGAATTATGTGAAGTCCACCGCCACGGCCGGCAAACCGCTGCTCATCGACATCCGCGAGACCGACGAATGGGACGCCGGCCACGCCCCCGAAGCGCTCCACATCAGCCGCGGCGTGCTGGAAGGCAGCATCGAAGAAGCAGTGCCCGACGTGACGACTCCGATCGTCCTTTCCTGCGCCGGCGGCAACCGCTCCGCGCTCTCCGCCGAGAACCTGCAAAAAATGGGCTACACCCGCGTCTCGTCCCTCATCGGCGGCTTCGGCGCCTGGACCAAAGCCGGCTTGCCCGTGGTGAAATAG
- a CDS encoding FAD/NAD(P)-binding protein, whose amino-acid sequence MATTEKSPRHIVVVGGGLSGTLVVVHLLRTAPAGTQISLIERNPPVGRGVAYGTECKEHLLNVPAARMSAFADQPDHFVHWLEGRVGRLGYPDQVSPSDFLPRQIYGDYIASVFAEARAQAPDTVRFSNIAGELTDIEERPEGNVRLLLADGRTLDADRVVLALGVLPGEYPIRRSLPFYHGRRYVHVPWRPEVLDGIGKDQDVLIVGAGLTANDIIVQLDQLGHRGTVHALSRRGLRPHPHRPGTPAHPAFLDANALPTTVRQLMHLLRAEIRHGGDWRAVVDSVRPFSHALWQGFSWDERARFMRHVRPFWEVHRHRIAPQVAATIDRLADAGRVKFYAGRLQSLKETPVAAEAVFRKHGTEDLVTLTVAKVINCTGPRTDYSKYQHPLYINLLARGLIDHDPLALGLHATPAGEVYRYRAGLSHWLFAIGAPLKGVLWESTAAPEIRVQARQLAARLLA is encoded by the coding sequence ATGGCCACCACCGAAAAATCTCCGCGGCACATCGTTGTCGTTGGCGGCGGACTCAGCGGCACGCTCGTTGTTGTGCATCTGCTGCGCACGGCTCCCGCCGGCACCCAGATCAGCCTGATCGAGCGCAACCCGCCCGTGGGTCGCGGCGTGGCCTACGGCACCGAGTGCAAGGAGCACCTGCTCAACGTTCCCGCTGCGCGCATGAGTGCGTTTGCCGACCAGCCCGACCATTTCGTGCACTGGCTGGAGGGCAGGGTGGGGCGCCTCGGTTATCCCGACCAGGTGTCGCCGAGTGATTTTCTCCCGCGCCAGATCTACGGCGATTATATCGCTTCCGTCTTCGCCGAAGCCCGTGCGCAGGCGCCCGACACCGTGCGTTTCTCCAACATCGCCGGTGAACTCACCGACATCGAGGAACGCCCCGAGGGCAACGTCCGCCTGCTCCTCGCCGACGGCCGCACCCTCGACGCCGACCGCGTCGTGCTCGCGCTCGGCGTGCTCCCCGGCGAATACCCGATCCGCCGCTCGCTCCCGTTTTATCACGGCCGCCGCTACGTCCATGTGCCGTGGCGGCCCGAGGTGCTCGACGGTATCGGCAAGGATCAGGACGTCCTCATCGTCGGCGCGGGCCTCACCGCCAACGACATCATCGTTCAACTCGACCAGCTCGGCCACCGCGGCACCGTCCACGCGCTCTCCCGCCGCGGACTCCGCCCGCATCCCCATCGCCCCGGCACGCCCGCCCATCCGGCCTTCCTCGATGCCAACGCGCTCCCGACCACCGTGCGCCAATTGATGCATCTCCTGCGCGCCGAGATCCGCCACGGCGGTGATTGGCGCGCCGTGGTGGATTCGGTGCGCCCGTTTTCGCATGCACTTTGGCAAGGGTTCTCATGGGACGAACGCGCGCGCTTCATGCGCCATGTGCGTCCGTTCTGGGAAGTGCACCGCCACCGCATCGCACCGCAGGTTGCCGCGACCATCGACCGCCTGGCCGACGCCGGCCGCGTGAAATTCTACGCCGGCCGCCTCCAGTCGTTGAAAGAAACCCCCGTCGCCGCCGAGGCGGTTTTCCGCAAACATGGCACCGAGGATCTCGTCACGCTCACCGTGGCCAAAGTCATCAACTGCACCGGCCCGCGCACCGATTATTCGAAATATCAGCACCCGCTCTACATCAACCTGCTCGCCCGCGGCCTGATCGACCACGACCCGCTCGCCCTCGGTCTTCACGCGACGCCCGCCGGTGAAGTTTACCGCTACCGCGCCGGCCTCAGCCACTGGCTCTTCGCCATCGGTGCCCCCTTGAAAGGCGTGCTGTGGGAATCCACCGCCGCGCCCGAAATCCGCGTCCAAGCCCGTCAACTCGCCGCCCGCCTGCTCGCCTGA
- a CDS encoding integron integrase, translating into MATKWQDEREAVRFPEWGVVLAQLKIGEEAKEAVRHGVYAYLRWCKQKRTFACIATAKSYILEVEAAGDNPGKPALRWFFNEAWNAKTGGLEKTEGGGHKAEVKEPVELKVETAAAVPLPVKEQRAMEPGPAAKDMGANDWERKLVEALRTKGMSWRTEETYRGWAVRFAKFIEPREPQAAGAGDVEAFLTDMAVQWRASASTQRQALNALVFLMQGALGIHLGELSFRRAAKGASMPMALSRDEVKRLFEQLEGTSRLMAELAYGSGLRLMEMLRLRVHHLDLERCQLKVFAGKGDKDRLTVLPESLVEPLRKHVDRLRELFRADREAKLPGVWLPEGLNKKYPRAGEQWEWQWLFPSRETSVDPVSGVRRRHHAVDSTFQRIIKKAQSAAKIDKRITPHVLRHSFATHLLENGVDIRTVQDLLGHTSVETTQKYLHVMKKPGLGVRSPLDA; encoded by the coding sequence ATGGCTACCAAATGGCAAGACGAGCGTGAGGCGGTGAGATTTCCTGAGTGGGGCGTGGTATTGGCTCAGTTGAAAATCGGGGAGGAGGCAAAGGAAGCTGTCCGGCATGGGGTTTATGCGTATTTGCGATGGTGTAAGCAGAAGAGGACTTTTGCCTGCATAGCGACTGCAAAAAGCTATATTTTAGAGGTTGAGGCGGCGGGGGATAATCCGGGAAAGCCGGCGTTGAGGTGGTTTTTCAATGAGGCTTGGAATGCGAAGACGGGTGGCTTGGAGAAGACGGAGGGCGGAGGACACAAAGCGGAGGTGAAGGAGCCGGTTGAGTTAAAGGTCGAAACGGCGGCTGCCGTTCCGCTACCGGTAAAGGAGCAGCGAGCGATGGAGCCGGGGCCGGCGGCGAAGGATATGGGGGCAAATGATTGGGAACGAAAGTTAGTTGAGGCATTGCGCACCAAGGGGATGAGCTGGCGCACGGAGGAAACTTACCGAGGGTGGGCGGTGCGGTTTGCTAAGTTTATCGAGCCGCGAGAGCCCCAGGCGGCGGGTGCGGGGGATGTGGAGGCGTTTTTGACGGATATGGCCGTGCAGTGGCGGGCAAGTGCTTCGACGCAGCGTCAGGCGCTCAATGCGTTGGTGTTTTTGATGCAAGGGGCATTGGGCATTCATTTGGGCGAGTTGTCATTTCGGCGGGCGGCAAAGGGGGCATCGATGCCGATGGCGTTGAGTCGCGACGAGGTGAAGCGGTTGTTTGAGCAGTTGGAGGGCACGTCCCGGCTGATGGCGGAACTGGCTTACGGGAGCGGGTTGCGGCTAATGGAGATGCTGCGGTTGCGGGTGCATCACCTGGATTTGGAGCGGTGTCAGCTCAAGGTATTCGCCGGCAAGGGTGACAAGGACCGCTTGACGGTGCTGCCGGAGTCGTTGGTGGAGCCGTTGCGCAAACATGTGGACAGGTTGCGCGAGTTGTTCAGGGCGGATCGGGAGGCGAAGTTGCCCGGAGTGTGGCTGCCGGAGGGGCTTAATAAAAAATACCCGAGGGCGGGTGAACAGTGGGAGTGGCAGTGGCTGTTTCCGTCGCGGGAAACCAGTGTAGATCCGGTGTCCGGGGTGAGGCGTCGTCATCATGCGGTGGATTCGACGTTTCAGCGGATAATCAAGAAGGCGCAGTCTGCCGCGAAAATCGACAAGCGGATCACGCCTCATGTGCTCAGGCATAGTTTTGCCACGCATCTTTTGGAAAATGGCGTGGATATCCGCACGGTGCAGGACTTGCTCGGGCATACCAGTGTGGAGACGACGCAGAAGTATCTTCATGTGATGAAGAAACCGGGCTTGGGGGTGCGGAGTCCGTTGGATGCTTAA
- the cysT gene encoding sulfate ABC transporter permease subunit CysT, translated as MSHQRVIPGFGYTLGGTLLFLSFATLLPLGALVLKAAGLSWAEFWSYISDPRAVATYKVTLTSALLATFFNVILGLLVAWILVRYDFPGRRFLDAAVDLPFALPTAVAGLTLATLLVPTGLIGQLFAPFGWKISYALPGMVIAMTFTSFPFVVRTVQPVLADLDPHLEEASMNLGAGQVLTFWKVILPELLPALLAGTTLSLVRALGEFGAVVFIAGNLPFKTEISSLLIYIRVGESDYAGAAALATVILASALVVLVVMNIIQGRLYRRLHG; from the coding sequence ATGTCGCACCAAAGAGTCATTCCCGGCTTCGGTTACACGCTGGGCGGCACTCTGCTCTTTTTGAGCTTTGCGACGCTGTTGCCGCTGGGTGCGCTGGTCCTGAAAGCCGCCGGTCTGTCGTGGGCCGAGTTCTGGTCCTACATCTCCGATCCGCGCGCCGTCGCCACTTACAAGGTCACGCTCACCTCCGCTTTGCTCGCGACGTTCTTCAACGTCATCCTCGGCCTGCTCGTCGCGTGGATTCTGGTGCGTTATGATTTTCCCGGACGCCGGTTTCTCGACGCCGCCGTCGATCTGCCGTTCGCGCTGCCCACCGCCGTGGCTGGTCTCACGCTCGCCACGCTCCTCGTGCCCACCGGCTTGATCGGCCAGCTCTTCGCGCCGTTTGGCTGGAAAATTTCCTATGCGCTTCCCGGCATGGTCATCGCGATGACGTTTACCAGTTTTCCTTTTGTTGTGCGCACCGTGCAGCCCGTGCTGGCCGACCTCGATCCACACTTGGAAGAGGCCTCGATGAATCTGGGCGCCGGGCAGGTGCTCACGTTTTGGAAGGTCATTCTGCCGGAGCTCCTGCCGGCATTGCTCGCGGGGACCACGCTTTCACTGGTGCGTGCGCTCGGCGAATTCGGCGCGGTCGTGTTCATCGCGGGCAACCTGCCGTTTAAAACCGAGATCAGCTCGCTGCTCATTTACATCCGCGTCGGTGAAAGCGATTACGCCGGCGCCGCCGCGCTCGCCACCGTCATCCTGGCCTCCGCCCTCGTCGTGCTGGTCGTGATGAATATCATCCAAGGCCGTCTTTACCGGAGGCTCCACGGATGA